Genomic segment of Salvelinus alpinus chromosome 23, SLU_Salpinus.1, whole genome shotgun sequence:
TCTACTGTATGTGGTGGAAGACATGATGCCTGGTATTCCTTAGCCCTTCATTAGTTGAATGTGATAAGTGGACTTGCTGGGGTACTCGAGGAGAGGTTGGGGACACACTGATGGCTTATctcgtgtgtgtgtctcaggagaCTATCACCATGGCGACGTTGACCCTTCTACTGCTTCTCAGCGCTGCCTTTACACTGGGCGACATAATGACTGTGAACGACGCAAGTAAGAGTCAGCCTCACACTTTACATCAcgagtgtcaaactcattccacggagtgcCTTGTATCTGCAGGTGGTTTACCTTTCaatgaagacctagacaaccaggtgaggggagttctttactaattagtgacctaacTTGCTCAATcgagggaggagcgaaaacctgtAGACACTCGGcgctctgtggaatgagtttgtgCTTTACATCATTCATTGTGTATCTTTTGTTGTAGTGTGGcatgactgatctacaaatgttatttatgatgcaaggggATCGGTCAGTCAGGACTATCCTTTAAAGTCGGTTGCAATTTCGGAACACTCCCTGTCTTCTCCTTTCAGATGAATTGGTGAAATTTGCACCAGACCAAAGAAACACATGCCCCAGAGGCTGGTTCCAATTTAATTCACGCTGCTTCATGTTTGTCAAAACTTCAAGGACATGGCCCAATGCAGAGGTATAATGCAATTGAAATCAACTTTGTTTTTTAGTTAAAGGTGCTTTGGCCTTATTTTAACAGGCGCCTCATGTAAAATACTGAACCTCCCCTTAATATGCTGTAATAAAAATGTTCTATAGGCTTTTCAATATTTATTTGTTGAGTTGGGCCCTCTTGTATATTAGAACCCTCAGGACATGGGTTAAGACAGAGATGAACTAATCTCTAAGAGCCTGTTTAATTGAACATTAGTTCCGATGGCAATATTTGAGAGTCCAGAAGACAAATTCTCAGACTGGACAACTGCCTAATACTTCCATTATGACgtgtctttgtctctgtactgCTTGCTCTAGCGCCACTGTCAGTTACTTGGAGAAAAACTGAAGCCTGTGCACAACACTGTAAAGTACCTTGGCGCAAACCTGGCATCTGTGCACAGCTATGAAGAGTCCCGATTTCTACAGGCGGTGGTGTTGATCGCGACTGGCAGTTTCCCTCTTACCTGGATTGGTGGATTTGATGCTGTTCAAGCAAAGGTGGAAAAGGTACCAGTTGTCATAGTTGAGTAAAAGTGAAGATGCCTTAATAGAAGTGACTCCAGTGAGAGGTATACTCTAGCTGAACAGAGTAGTATACTCATCAATCTGTCAGGTCCTAGGAATCCTGTTTTAAGACTAATAAAACCATCAGCTCCGAGTAggtgttaagacactgctcagacaaCTCTGTGCCAGGAGTAATCAACTCGCTGGTAATGACCACAGTTTGAGGTACCGCAGAGGAAAGATGGTGACGACACTCATTGACATTTAGCAAATAATGGGGAATAGCAATCGCAACTGATGCTTTGAATGGCCCAATGTCGTCTTTTTATACTGATATTAATGTGCtttattagcctagtggttataagTATTAGGCATGTGACTAAGGCCTCGTGTGAAGTCATTGGCAAAAGAAATACTGTTGGATGTAGGTCTAGATTTGAGTTGATCATCTGGAAATATCCAAACAGTCTTTCAACTCCAGAGCAATTGCCACAGATTGACCAGATACTCCATTGGCCTCTAACGATGTGAAGAGTCTGCAATGTCGGgcagatcaggtgggaccattctagcctaTGAGAGAGCAGATTCGAGTGACAGGCACAACTCCGGTATAAATGGTTTTCTCAGTTTCTGACATGTCATGTGTGCTATTTGTATCAGTactcgtaacaacctaagcattacaAAACGTATATTTGCTCAAATAAGCCACTATATTTTTCGTGAATGAAATTCGACATCTTATTGACGGCCATACAAAAACGACTTGCTTGAGAAGGCAGATTTTGGGCGCAGTTATCcttctcgcttcgcctcttcctcttttGCTATGGCGCAGAAACAATTTACTAGCTGGCTTTTTCTATTTTCGAGACCTTGGGATTAAGGTTGTAGCTGACGTTTTTGTCAAGTTAAGAAAGTGTgtctatataaaaataaaataaactgtttTGGAAGATCTTACAGATGTACAAAAAGAATGAATACTATAGCGTGGTATTAAAAGGCCAGACCGATATGGAATAGGTTGCCATGTCTAAAGTTTGTATGGCGTTAAAATCTGGAAGCCTTAATGGTGACATATAACAACTGAGTTGGTGCTATTTAAACGGTTGTAGTTTGGTTTTTCACAATTCAAGTCTACGGCCATTGAAATGCATTGGGATTTTTACGGTTTTGGTGCTACTGGTGGTGGAGGAAAGACCATGTATGTCGGATTTCAGCAAGCATATCTAATATTTGATACTGAGATCTCACTACTTCCCCACAGGACAGGCTATGGTTCTGGAGTGACGGCTCCAAATTTGATCACGAGAGCTGGGCTGAAGGGGAGCCGAATAACCACAATGGTGCCAGAGAGCCATGTATTCAGATCAACTTTGGAGGTACAGTAAGCCCATTATCATTCATCAAATTCAACTTTTTCAGAGTAGGCTTAACAAATAAATGTGACCTACTTTTCTATTTTGTGTTTCCTCTTAAGCTGAAAACGACTGGAACGATGAATCATGTGGAAAGAGCTATCCCTCCGTGTGCTCCATAAGAACCTGTTTAATCCCTCAAACTATCGATTGAAACCAAAAATGCTACTCTGGTGTCAGCATCCTAACTGCAAATGTTTCATGTTATAGTGAATTACTTTGAAGGTATGTGTTGCTGTAAAATACGTTTGACTTGTTGTGTAATTATTGTAGCTTGTTGTCAATAAAACGAGTGTACGTATTTAATCTCATGAGTGGTTATTAAACATGGATTCACTTTGTTTCTTGAAGATGCAGTCTGGGTGTCTGTTCAGTGGGCATTTCAATTCTTTGATCCATTGTTGAAGAATAGAATTGTGTTAGGACccaaaaagttgtaaaaaaatgtcgtctcactgtcaactgcattaaATTTCAGGAAActtaacatgtttaaatatttATGAACATGAGagtcaacaacagacataaactgaacaagttccacagaaatggaatgtgtccctgaaccAAGGGGGGCTGTCacaagtaagtcagtatctggtctggccaccagctgcattaagtactgcagtgcatctcctcatggactgcaccagggttgccagttcttgctgtgagatgttactccacgaaggcacctgcaagttcccggacaattctggggggaatggccctagccctcacccgccGATCCAACATGTcttagacgtgctcaatgggattgagatccgggctcttcgctggccgtgGCTGAACACgggcattcctgtcttgcaggaaatcacccaCAGAACTAGCagtgtggcattgtcatgctggagggtcatgtcaggatgagcctgcaggaagggtaccacatgagggagaaggCTGTCTTCCCTGTACTGCACAGCGTTGagtgtctggggcggtgtgtcacagcaggcaatgacggaccctccacctccaaatcgatcacgctccagagtacaggcctcggtgtaacgctcattccttatacgataaacgcgaatccgaccatcacccctggtgagacaaatccgcgactcgtcagtgaagagcttattttagttttttggccagtcctgtctggtccagcgagggtgggtttgtgcccataggtgacgttgttgccggtgacgtctggtgaggacctgcctatAAGACTTCAgtccagcctattgcggacagtctgagcactgatggcggGATTTTgccttcctggtgtaactcgggcagttgttgccatcctgtacctgtcccgcaggtgtgatgttccgatcctgtgcaggtattACACGtgttctgccactgcgaggaggATCAGCTGTCGTTCCTGTCTCCGTAGTGTCTCACTGCAAGGACAATGCAAGTtaatgccctggccacatctgcatgcctccttgcagcgtgcctaaggcacgttcacgcagatgagcaggcgTCTTTCTTTTGGTAtctttcagagtcagtagaaaggacaCTAAAAGAGGCCtaactgaccttaattgcctaccgacTGTAAGCTGTCAGTGTCTTATTGACCGTTGCACAGGTGCATGTTTTTAACAAGCGTatggaaacggtgtttaaaccctttacaatgtagatctgtgaagttatttggatttttacaaattatctttgaaagacagggtcctgaaaaagggatgtttcttttctTGCTGAGTTTATTACTCCACAAACACTAATGTAAACAAACAGTGTGTGTATAGCTTTAAAAGTTGAAAATTATCACGTGGATGTCAGAGCGCTGTCTGTGAATATTAGTATTACATTTCCCTACCCCATCCGTTCCCTGTAGACCAAGTAGTGGTGCAGTCGTTTGGTTTTTAGAATCCCAGAATGTAGCTTTGCGTTACCAAACTCTCTCGCTGGGTATAGACGTGAGTACAAGATGTACTTATTAGAGCCAACTCTATTAGActggtttcaactgttctgcctgcggataTGGAACACGGACGGACCTGTTCATCGGAcgtgctgttttcgactctctctatgaaaagccaactgacgttTCCTCCGgctgtgctgacctgttgcaccctctacaaccactgtgattattatttgaccctgctggtcatctatgaatgtttcaACAGCttgaacgatctggccttaatggccatgtactctaatctccacccggcatagccagaagaggaatggccacccctcagagcatgGTTCCTGCCTTTCGAGGGAGTTTTTTTTCcccctagccaccatgcttctacatctgcattgcttgctgtttgggtttctgtataagcactttgtgaaatcttctgatgtaaaaagggctttagcaATGCATTTCATATGGAATCGCATGATGCTCAGTGTGACGTGTTTATTCCCTCCGTGCACAGTTAGCTAGTTTAATTGCATCACCATGATCACAGTAATGAAGGGAAGGTGGTGGCAATACCCATTAGGGTCAGTAAGGGAAGAAAGAGGACGTGCTTAACTCAAATAAATCCCTTCTGTAAACCATTAAAGgtgcttggaaccaaaaatagattGTTTTGTATGATACCCATCAAGGACGAGACTGGATATCAACACCCACGGTCATCATTGAGTGACCGAGGTCATGAACGCTGGACTGGTTTTtacaatttgtttttgtttttccatgTTACATTGTCAATAGATAATTGCTTTCCTACCCCCTCTAGGTTTGGTGACTGGACCAACCAGATCCTCAAGACTGCCATGGGCAAGTCCCTTGATTGGTACCAGGAAGGATGGGAGAACAACCTGAAGGTAAAGTCTCTCTTTGCACACGACCGCAGCATCCAGAGTACGGACGGGAGCCGCAGCTGTTGACTGAGGTAAACAATGCTATTGTTATTCAAATGTTTGTATAACGTACTTTCTGATCACTGAAACCCCACCTGATGTGGTGGAAGTTTTCGAACCAGATCAGAACGCCTTGGAGGACCACCTTCCTAGGaaatataattgtatttattCCTGTTATCAATCAAGGTGAGACTGGACAAGGCGCAGGAGAAACGGGAGGAGAGCTACCGGAGCAGAATCAAGAAACGGGACCAAGTGCTATGACGTCTGGGCAAATTACTTGGTTTGGAAGAAGGACGAAAGGAAAGCGAGACCTGGGGAAAACCTCGCTGCTCTTTCGCTCCTAGCTGGGGTCACCATCTGTTTAAAACGAATATTTAAAATCTCAACTATTTGCATACAAAATAACCTGAAGCTACTTTTAGTTTTTTTCGGACTTCCTAGGTTTACCTCGGTGGAAGCCAACAATCAGTCGGCCGCTGAAAGCCCTGACGCCCTACACTTCAGGGAAGCTCGATAGACAAAGTACGTAACGTTTTGGTTGACATTTGAGAAAAACAAGAAATTGTAGTTATGCTGAGCGTATAAAAATGTACCTCTTCAATTTACCTCTCCAAATGACCTTAGGACCATCGACTGGCCGAGCCCCCCGGGAGGTATCCCATCCACCAGAACCAGTGAGTTCGGATCAGTTTGATTCGCTGTGCTCTGAGTTGGAGTGGGACCAGTTAGGCCATATCTTCCAAAAGTGTTGAAGTACATATCTCCCATTTCTAACACTGCACCAATCCATTACATTTTCTCagtgtaacctgtgtgtttgcttgtttacgtgtctgtctcctaccctgcTCCTGTTATCAAGAGAGCAGCAGTGCCTGGACTTTGCAGTCCCCCTTCcgagactggctgcctgttgagaacaagGGACAGGCAGAACCTCCCACCCACACCTCTTTATTCCACAAACCAGAATTCAGTATTTTAGTCTATGATTGCCATTTGAGTGTACAGAAAATCTGTGAAAATAAATTCATGACACAACTGTACCAAAAATGATTAAAGTTAATGTATTCAAATATTGACAGGTTGGGTTTCACAAGGTGTTCATTATTGGAAGCTGTAAGGTATCCTTTGATGGTATTTATTTGTTCCAGGTTATTAATTGTTGTATCCTAGGACCTAcactagatatatatatattcaaccacaagggtGTATTAATGAGCTATGGGGGGGGTGTGAATCATAAGAGGACTACTGAAATGATATTATAAGGgcaggttaaaataaaaacatgacagcCAGGCAAGCCAGTGACTGAATCAAAAGGATGTACATATTTATGTAGTGGACATGGGCTTACTTTGTGATATTGTCAAGCAGAATACACGGTTTCTTTGACATTTCCGAAACGGAGCAACATTTAAGACGTAAGGATTTCATGTTGTAATGTTGACGAGGTACCCAAAAAGTTGTCCGAAAGAATGTTTCAAGCTAAACAAAGCTTGTGTAAACAGCGAATTTGTCGCAGAAACCAGCCTTGTTTGCATAGCGACGAAAAGAACACAATTTAGGCTGTCATCTCCAATTCTAATCACTAGCTAATCACACCGTTGATATAGCAATGGACGCTAATAGTTGATCGAATCCTATTGCGACGCAGTGGGGGACagtatttggcatgacaggcccccATTGGTTTAATTAGTCTCTCACTCAtatagcaaaatgtgtaaaattgcaggaaattagctttacaaCTGCAAAAATGGCTCTACGCCTTATGGCAAAATGATGAAACAATATGGCAGTCCCCGCACCACAATGTGCATTCTGTTGGGCATGCACAAATAGGCTGATTGCGCGCACAGAAAAAAAGTGTATGCAACTTTCCCTTAATCAGATGTTAGATTCCAAATAATTCATTAGTGCAACAATTTCATTAATGTATCAGTTTTGATCAAAGAGTTTCCACAAGACACGAGCCAAGCTGTTTCAAAATGTTCAGCACCAGgatgttgtcgtgtctttggctttgccggattaattgctatgacatactattctataaaataatttctccgtaattaatattacctgattgaactaatcatgtaaatgtaattaactagagggacaccacgaaagaatatttatagagctgttatcttccgaataaactcttaaagattaatattttacatcaatagcagtcaacaaTAATCGTCATCTTACTTCAGTCTCAtattctgaaagttgtaaattcttggttatctgcaagaatcctggctaacaagttgaatcagcaatacaaaattgggtttaattatttatttactaaatacctaactaatcacacagaatcacacatacacaattaaatcataacttgattacatattgccgtcataaaggaaaacgtccctagcgggcggaacagatatgacagcttgttacacaaaggaaagggggctgggttttagtgaaagagcgggagactggaacagaggcgaagctgtgctatcgtaaatacagtatcttatgcattctaaattaccgcccatttggaaaaggaaaatgccataaatatttactctgagctgcgcttcagtaggttggtggtagatggaagaccgtgttgccaaaccgagtcctctgtcctttgaagaatgtctctggtggtcactggatacgttgtagtaacgtcgttgtgtagtagacgggacaCTCTGAcggtccttcctaacctgcgtttgtagcagctgttgctaactcaacggctaggaggtatcacttctgtagtgaatacgagttcaaagttcataccattcacaaccaaagttcatgctgatgttggcttagttctgtagttattatctgaaccattctgacatgggATCGTCACCCTCATCTCCTCGGAACAgcaagttatatttttgtcaatggctttatatagtggagggagaggggtgtgtctgaaaagtttgtaacccatgtctcttcacaggggcgggccactggttgagcagaggcccaaacttatgaaaacccaaatctctcatttggaagctaaaattacatttcatctcttcacaaataatttcatattcaaacatttgaattaaacaacaattccatgtgaatccaatacctctgatgtttagactttccacagtagagtttatgtcatcctatcattgatgagaatgtctcagatgacaaccgaactgacataatataccttaagtaccaccgcatatgttcagttggtcggattaccagaatatagttcatttccccccaacttctgatgttcccagaatctctacgTTAACCaaagggttttcttatgtcacatcagtatagtagggagagggaaagaggtatttatgactgtcataaacctacccccaggccaacatCATGACAATGTGTATAGCACACATGACATCGTTGCCATAACCTCACACTTGGTTTTGCAGGGGTCCTCCAATGTGCAAAGAAAACGACCCAAATTAATTCCCCAAAATGAATCTGGTACATATGTTTGTGTGACGTAACAATTGGTTCATTCATTCTCAAAGGGTACATGGTAACAAGGCTTGTCGCTGCTCATACACATGCTCTGCTAAGACCCGTTCAAGCCAGTGTCAAAAAGCCTCAACTTTTTCCAAAAGCAAATTCCGTCATCTACCTGCCAAACGGCCAACAGGCTTACATGGGCTTTTAGACGTTATTGTTGGGGTTCTTATAATGGGGTAGACTCTGGAATGCTACTGGTCTATGTTTGAAAAAAATACAGGAGCAGGGTAGGAACGAGCTTAACAGAGATTGCTATTCATGCAGGTGATATCCAGGGATATAGAAGCATCAAAATATCAGCTGCATTTCAACTGTATTTTGACTGCATTCTTGCTGTGAACCATAACAGTGATAGCCTTGGCAAAAcagcataaacagatctgggagtGTGGCTTTCAGTTAGTTCTTTTTGGCAACCCATCCCATGAGAGTGAATGTCTCGCCAgttcatctgttctgttataTTTAATCAAATCTGACTAACCCAGTGCACTGCTTGCTATGAATTCTATCTGATGGTGTTTGCATGTTtaagtaaaaatacaaataatgtcCCCATTTGGAACACTGACAAGTAAAGagcatacatatatacagtaccagtcaaacgtttagacacacctactcattccagggtttttctttatttgtactattttctacattgtagaataataatgacgacatcacaactatgaaataacacatatggaatcatgtagtaggcCAAaagaagtgttaaatcaaaatctatttctatttgagattcttcaaagttgccaccctttgccttgatgacagctttgcacactcttggcattctcttatcaggcatcatgaggtagtcacctggaatgcatttcagttaacatgtgttccttgttaaaactgaatttgtggaatttctttccttctt
This window contains:
- the LOC139550894 gene encoding ladderlectin-like, with translation MATLTLLLLLSAAFTLGDIMTVNDANELVKFAPDQRNTCPRGWFQFNSRCFMFVKTSRTWPNAERHCQLLGEKLKPVHNTVKYLGANLASVHSYEESRFLQAVVLIATGSFPLTWIGGFDAVQAKVEKDRLWFWSDGSKFDHESWAEGEPNNHNGAREPCIQINFGAENDWNDESCGKSYPSVCSIRTCLIPQTID